The stretch of DNA TAGTCCAGGAGGGAACTAAAATTGTTAATAATGAACTAATACCAAtggagaggaaaaataagatttgTCTAAACAGAGCAACATAATTGCACTGGGAAatcacaaataaatttaaaattttaagagtaTTAGATGGATGTAAGACCAATGATATGATGAATTTACGAAAAACAGAAAAGGATGTCTCTTAAGACTCCTACCATGATCCTATGCTGGGGGTGTTggaactctgaaggatttaagGGTGAAGAGGGGAGCAAAGGAGgaacaaaggatttttttaaaaagctggaaAATGATGGATTGAAGAAAAGATGTGCACATTATATCATGAGTCTCACAACCATGTGAGATAACTATTACATCTGTTCCTATATTTAAGAGAATCTTAATAAACAGGTGAATATTTTGTTCATCCCAGTAATTAGTCATAGAGATTGTCTGGGGACACGGAGACTGTGACTTGTCATGATCATGCTAGGTATATTTGTACCCTACATTTTTATGTCTATGTGTATACccacatatgtatgtgtacatttatatatagaaacaaaacaaaacctatgACTTATCCCCAACAGACTGGGGCTCTCTCTCTATACTCATACATCCCCACACATAAAACATATGGATATGtctatacatataaaattataaaactggaTAGACAACTCCAACAGTGGATGTAACcttaagtcacttagcctttcagATTCTAATAGTAACAGGATCATATCTTTTTCCCTAAAAATAATGACTGTCAGGCTACAATTCCAAAATTTTAACAGAAATCAAACATTTACTGTGAAacgtaaaggggaaaaaagacatccaggaagaaaacatttattggattttttaaaaaacaaaataatttataaaaatgaagagtccccaaaatataaaggaaaaagtaaacaCAGCACTATTATTTACACTCAAGAGCACCAaagagtttcaatttttttctttttttttctataatccaGTAAAGGGCATTTGATGTTCAGAGAAGTTACTTGAACTAAAGAACTTCAAAAATCAAAACCTAAATGAAAgtgcaatttttaaattatataggtGTAGAGTCCAGTTTCTCTTACCTGCCTATCAATTCTTATCTGTTGCCCACCTTTTTTGAGTTTTGTTCAGGTTTTAATTCATCATAATAGTAAATAATTCCCATCATCCacaatttttcagatgactttAACTCTGGTCTCTTCTAGTCTACAGTGACATATTATTAGGGAAAAAGTATTAAATACACTTTCTACCAAGaagttattttaaagaatgatactAAATGAACACAAAGACTTAGAACCTATTTCTGTTCAatttttccaatatatatatatattatatatacacattaaatACTACAGtacttctactttaaaaaaatacagcatAGTATATTAATACTTTTTTAGGCAGCATTTTTCTGacaaaaaatttatttacaaaaacttcaattagttttgttttaaaattgcAATGTTTAATATTAACCTCTTAGTAGAAGTGCTTAACATTGGACAAAATGGCATCTGGGAAGTAGCTTCAATCTAAGGATGAATTAAGCTCAGAAGAATGTGGTAGGAAGAATAGGAATCATATAGAGAAAGGCACAATAGTTCTTTTAAGTATCAACTAATTGTTACGttattattgtaataaaaaaatcagtGCCCTTCACTGATAATTttgtagaattttagagctggaagagaccttttgGAGATCATCTTGTACAGCCCCTCTCATTTCACAGcttaagaaaactgaagtcctgAGAGGGCAGTTGACCTTTCCAAGGTCATATCATTAATTAGGTCTAAAATTCAGGTTTCCTGAGTTCTGTGCACTACTGGTCAAGTAAAGTGACAGGTCCCATAGAAGAAACCTGGAGAATTTTCAAACTAGATCTCAATTTAAGTTTAAAACTGATAATTCAAGtttctaattaataatttaaagatCTGCACAATATTTTTGTGCTGTATTTAAGGCAAGTgccaagaattttttaaaagttgtgaaTTATACATATTGCAAGAGGGCTTTCCTTTAAatccattttaaatataatttgataaTTGCAGTTCTTGTGACCATGGTTCAAAATCAAGATGCAGGTCTTCTGTCATCTGAATCTTTTGCAATTCTTCAGATTTGTGCTTAGTACCATTTCTCTACATGGGAAGAAAGGATGTAGAATGCAATGTGATCTGGCACTAACCTTTACAGAATTTTAGTACACCATGCAGGAAAGAGGTTTAGACaagattattttaaagtatttggtAATTAAGATTCAaactgttttctctttttgtaaatAATTCTTTGGCAAAAGAGAAGACTGAAAACAAGGTGTAGACTGAAACTTCACTGACttcttttttgcaaaataaataagttttgaaaagcaatttataaTGTCAGTTTTATACTGATTGTAAATCATtgatacatataaataaatttcagCTAATCTACTCCCAAAGCTTTAAGTTGCCGTTCAATCTCTTCATCAGAAATTGTAGATGCTTTTGAAGTAGATGCAGATGGTAAGCCTCTGGCAGCTGATGGTGCTTTGGCCATCtatttaaaacaaaagagaaaggagaaaaatgataattaaataaaaatttgattgACATAAAAAAATACGAAATGTCACACATAAAATTCTGAGTGACAAAGTTCTGGATATGAAAAATCAATTTACTAATTAGGCTGATCAAAAATTCATAAGTTCAAGTCAGTGATCTCTCTCAGTGatgaaagacaaaaaggaaatctCGAAGTCATCTTAAGTCAGTTGTTTCCCTTAAGAAAGAGACCTCCCTTGACAAGCAAAAGTCAATCCTGATCAGCAGATATTTAATGAGAAGGTGGATGAAGAACTTTCAACTCCTTCTGATTACTACATTACTGCAGAGGAGAGGACATGGGGGATGTCAGCAGAGGAATAAGACCAGATCATGGGATCTGGCAGCCTCCAGCAATCTGAGCAAGGAAAGCAACTCTATTAGCGCAGTTTCTCCTTCGTGAGGCAGGTTGCCTAAACTTTGAAAGGAAACCAAGAATACAAGAATCACTTCAAAATAGCAGACTTTTGTTTATGCAACCAAAAGAAAGACTCAGACCAGGCCCTAGAAGGGACTGGAATGTTATCATATTCTTAGCCAGTCTTGGAAGGTGCTTTTCTATGGAGCTAAAATAAAAAGTTgggattttaaaaagagaagggaatattaaatattaatatcaataatCAAATGACACAGCATGAAAATTAATTATCCTCAGAAGGTTCATGCAACTTTTGAGACAATTACAAAATTACCTGTACAGAACAAAACATTAGAAATGATATAAATtacaaacatattttatattatttctagaTAATattaagagcagctaggtgacactagctgtatgacactgggcaagtcactaaagaaccctgcttgcctcatctgcttcctcatctataaaataaacaacagaaggaaagggcaagtcacttcagtgtctttgtaaAGAAACCTCAAGTGCACAGCCATAAAAAATCatacatgatttaaaaaatgacttaacaacaataGTGTTCATACCTTTCCAGAGATTTCAATTCCAATTTCATCAAGCACCTGGTTCACAATATCTTGgctttcttcttcatcatcagaTCCATCAAAAATGTCATCCAGTGTATCATTGACttagaaaaggggggggggggagttgttaTTCTAAACACAAAGGTTTCCATAGTATAGAAGATAATTCAGTCCTAACAATTTAAGTGAAGTGTTAAGCTCTGAACCCCAAATCCAAAAGCCAGTGTAATTCACAAGTAAATGTGTTTTCAAAGGACTTCATTTAGACTAGTTGGTGTCCCTaccaaagttctttcttttttctactttcaaTTGTCCTTCAATATATGgcaattatttttcttagtttcaaaatgaaaataatctaaaaataatcAGCTATTCTGGGGGAAAATAtagtaagaattaaaaaaaaaagttcagggaAATGAAGAACTATAATTCGATCTAACCCTCCTTAAATATACACTTTTTATGAGTGAAAATGCAAATTTTTATCTTACTTTGTGATTTGTTGTATTAATTATTAGAAATAGTTTTCTGATCTTGGTAAAATGGTTATTAAGTGtaatattaaaatgcaaattaaggaaagattatataaaaaccattttctatttgaaattcataatttaaaataactatattgATAAAAAATAGTGATGCAGAAAAGTTTTCAGGAATGCTTCATTGTTGAACCAAGTCTTAAATTATTTGTAAGAAACTtcatctttcttacttttttcataGATCTTATTTTCCAAAGTCTATACAAAAGGCTAGCATAGGTGCTAAACTGACAATACTGCTGATAAATCTGAGCTTACACTTATTTGAagatggaaataaaatattaactcacAAGACTGTTAGAACTGCATCACTAATTCATGTATTTTTCAAAAggatttacaaattaataaaaatgtattaaacaaaatagtttttttggtggATGAGAGCAAAAATactttcataaaaatgaaattaacaagAGTGGTTATGAATTTTAAATACATCAACAGTTTTATAAGATTCCTTTCATTAGAGCTTAATGGAAAAGTTAATTCCTCTGATAAGGCCTACTCACACCTGTGCCATCATGGAAAATTACATAAACATATTAGATATTCTGAtcattaaataaattaacaattgTGCTGCAATTAAAAATCCACTAACTAAGATTCATGCACTGGGTAAAAATCAAGTTACAAATACAGAAACAGATTAAAGTGAAGCCAATATAAGGAACTTTGgagttttgaaaaataattagcaatttaaTCTTAAAACTCATGCAGAAAAGAATGACATCTAGACACAGAATATGAGACAAATGGGTGACTTAAAGTTAGAATAAAATCCAGATCTAGCTAAccatttttcatcaattttcaGTTATGGGCAGAATTTCTGGTTTTattgaaagtttaaaaattagGGTTAttgtacttgaattcaaatcctgcctcagacacttaataattgcctagcagtgtgacctcgtcacctaaccccatttccttaaataaattttttaaaaaattgaagttgCTTAAAGATTGTAAAATTTACAGCAAAAGTCAGTAAATATCATCAACTACAAATTAATATTAAACTCActcatttcttcagtcatttccattttcatgttttccttctgGAAATTCTGCATTGTTTGTAATGTTTTTTGTGGATCCATCTTCTTGTTAACTGCCTGCATTGTCTTTGAATATGAGATAGATTGCATGTTATTTGcataattaatgaaaattttacaTGAAAATAAGCCCTAAGAAAGTATAATAAACTACCTCTAGCTATGAAGATAACTTTATACAACCTTCCAAAACTGCACAGGGGTTTTGAAGAATGCTAACAAAATGAGAATTCAATATGGAAAACATCTATTCAGAAATACCTTTAAGGACATCTGAATGTGAGCAATCTCACCTGAATGGTAGTCAAAGGCATActggaaaataagggaaaatacCTAATTGATAATTCTGATCTATAAAAGAGAATAAACACCAAATATCTCTAAGAATCAATATTTAAGTACTTAGAATGAGTGCTCTTAGAATCAATATTTAAGCAGGTATTACGACTGACAAATTTTAGATCAGTTGAAATATCAATGCATTATTTGTTATGATAAAACATATTCAATGACAAAACTAAAGTTCAACATGCTTTGTATGTTGGACACACATATCAATCTTGCTTCAATTCAGGAAATTAATGTGTCTACTACATGGAACCATCTTAAGTACTGAATAGGTTACAAAGTGATACACATTCTACTTTTCAAAAGGTTTCCAAttaaaattacaagaaaaaatgTACATGGCAAGACTTTCCTGAGGACAAagttagaatttttcttttacaggGTATCATTgccagagaaaaagagacaagtTCTGATAGTTAAGTAAACAATATACAAATGAAGACAAAAGCTGAGAGGCATCACCGAAGACATATTCTTCAGATAGTcttatttatgaaaaaatttgTCAGGAAAcagtaatttaaaaaaggaaatcattcaTGATTACAATGCACTGAAATAACACCAACTGTTTTCTATCAAATTCATTAGAAGAACACCAGCTTTCTTAAGTTAATTATTTATGTGACAAATGCCTGCATTTTCAGGGTTCAGGGATTTCAGTGCTTTGGATAATCCTTCCAACCAAAGGAGAGAGTTTGTTGGGGACTTGGTCAATGGTCCTTGAGTGTATCTGTGTCTAAAAATTCCTCATTCTACAGTCAGTCAGGCTATAAGCCCCTTTGAACTTAACTAGGTTGATCATtagacaaaagaaataatatatcatGAGACCTATAACAAAACATTTCTAGCATGGAGGACATGCCAGAGCTTTCATTTTGAAGACCAAGTCCAAAAACCCAGTCATACTTCTATACCACAAGGAGACACAACAGTAGGATTCTAATAGAAGGAAGCTGTTTAATGTTGAGAAAATGGAAATAGCctgaatataaacaaaaattctaTATTAAAGGAATGCTAAGTATTTAACTTTTAGCATTTGTATAACAAAAAGATCTAGAAATaagtttattataaataattttattaacacATTCATGCTTATTAGACATTAGATATCCATATGAAAAGACAAACTTACTTTTGCAGTAGTTGACATAGCTCCAGCCATTTTCATCTGGGAGTTCATTACTTTAGTTTGTGTAGACATAGAAGTGACTTTTGAACTAACAGCAAAAGTTCTGGttttctgtttcctcagctgCACAAGTTGTTTAGCTAAAACCCTGCAGGCTTCTTTATTACCAATCTTGgccattttcttaatttctaactcctacattttatgaaagagaaaaaagtagaaagttTTCATAAGATAGGCACGGACAATTTATTTACATACAACATATCCAATTTTCAATATAACAGGATGGAGCAAGCTTTCAAAGCTATGAAGGAATATCCTTAAAAATACTCATCacaaaggaaaacagaagttTTTCACAGCAACAAGATATAAAATAGGATGATTGGAAATGACCGGAATGTAAACCAGGCTCTAGGACTCCACTGACTTTCTTTGGGCTTGTCTTTCCACTAGTTAAAAACATTTTGGttctaaaaatgtttataatgtaaTTATTCTATAGATATCTTTATATCATCTGAGCATTTATTAATATGCATGCAGGAATCAAATCAGTCTTTCTTTTGATCATATGTAATTTGAGAAATTGTCTCCTAAATaggttttgggaaaaaaatatgtgCTAAACAAATTTTTGTCTGTTGAGTGGGTACAAAgttcattttaaatgtttttcattaatttgCTCTTATTAACTAAGTAGTAAATAAATTATGTAAGCTAATGTAGAAACTCACCTATCTTTCCCATCTCAATGAATAGTACTCCCCTCCATGAAGAATAATCTAGACAAACTAGTCTCAGTTCCTTACACAAAATACTCTTTATCTCCTCTTTCCAAGTCTTTTCACTGGCTATCCCAAGAATGCAACCTTTCCTCATCATCTTCACCTCAAAGAATCTTTCTTCAAAGGCTAGTGTCTTCCCACACTTGCCTAAGCTACATTTAACTAATAATATAACTAAAATGatgtttattttgcatatatttacatatatctttGTTTTCCCCAATTAGATAGGTATTTCCTTAGGGAATAgggattgtttcactttttttgcaTTAGTATACCTAGCATTTAGTACAGCACCAGTGCATAGCAGACATTTACAACCCTCAGACATAATGCAAGGCATACATTAAATGtagagaggaaaacaaaaaaaaaaaaactccccagTTCTAGAGCATTTAAATTCTTTGGGTGAAAGATAAGATATAAACAGCATTCaaacaataaaccaaaaaaaaaaaagtagaagagaggATGAACAGAGAACCAGGAAAGTTTTCTCATAGCATTCCTTGGAGGAAGCCAGAAATTCAGAGGCACAACACAGACCAAGTCCCAGAGGCACAACACAGGAGCACAATCCAGTCTCAGGGCACAGTTTGAACAGATCAGTTTGACTAGAACAGAAACTATGAATGGGAGCTATGTGCCACAAAACTAGAAATGTGGGCTGGAACCACACTATGAAGGAATGTAAATCCTTCATAAAATGCAAAGATTGGAGTCAATAATAATGACTTCTATTTGTTTCAGATGTCTACAGAACCAACAAGTTACTGTTGGTTAAAGACTGAAAATTAGGTGAGAGATTAGGGTTGGATAGATAGATCTAAATGTCATCTGAGCAGTGAAGATAATTCGATCTACAGCAACTGATGAAATTAGTAAGACACTGAGGGCAGCAGAAGAGAGTCCTGGAGGGGGACCTTAGGATATATCCAGTTAGCAGGCAGGAATAGGcacaggaaaggagaaaaaaaacaaaacagttgaGAATATCTACATGAAAATTGAGGGTTGTGGTATTTAAAGTATTAAAGTCAAGAGAACAAGGGACAATTTATTTGAAAGTtgaggacaggggcagctaggtggtgaagtggatagagcaccggccctggagtcaggagtacctgagttcaaatccgacctcagacacttaataattacctagctgtgtggtcttgggcaagcctaaaaaaaaaaaatgaaaggaaggaaggaaggaaggaaggaaggaagaaaggaaggaaaagagagagagagagagaaataaagaaagaagaatgagattAAGAGAACTATCAAACCTATAAGACTACAGTAAAGATGTAGATCATGGAGATTAAGAAGACTGAAAACCAGAGAGGCCAAAGTACTTCTTGAGGGGATGTCAATATGTTTTTTGCCACCAACAAGTACAAGCATTAGGCAGACAGGAAGACATGAATCAAATAGTAAATTCcatgaaaaaggagaaggaatgaTTTTTGGCTACCTCTAGTGGAATGGGCAGATTGACCTAGATGGATCCTCAAAGGAGAGATAGTTGACAGAACTTGAGTCtggaagtggcttgcccagtgtgCCAAAGACCTATGAGAAGGGGTAATACAGGACTGCAGAAACTGTCTGAAGATGGTGGGTCTTCTAAGGGAAAAGGTAGTTGGGAGAAACCAGAGAGGAAGCTGGAGCTCTATGAGTACCTGAAGATAAGAGGAAAAGACTATGatgaagagaaattttatttccaaaagcAGCTGCAGAAAGTAtaactgaaggagaaaaaaagagctaGATAAGAATGTGGAAAGTTTTTACTCTATGAAAGCACAGTAAAGGCCTTGAAGTGCAGATCAGTAACAGCAAAGTCCTGAGATAGATGCAGGAGACTTTGAGATTGCTTCCTTCTGATAGTGATGAAAACTGcgtttttttctctcctttacctTAGAGACTGAATAGTTCCTCTGAGAAAAAATTCATGATATTCTAGAGTTCTGAATATAAGTTCACTATATTCTAAATTAAAGAACCTCAAAAATGGGAATGTATTTTGATATTTCacacagaagacaaaaaaaacttaataaaaaggcaaaaagggTATAAGAGTTGGgagtaaaaagggaaagaaaaactaaGCAGGAAAACAATCAGAAAAGCTTTGATATGACTAAAAAATGATGCTCCATCACTTGCCACTTGTCACTTCTTACTAGTTTAGTTAATTATCCCAATGCTAATAACCAAATATGAGTGAAAAGTTAAACTAAAATTTAATGTTCTACTTACCAGctgtttttcctgtttttctaatGCTGCTCTATCTCTCATTATAGCCCTCTGAGTACCTCGTAACTCTCGATTCTGCTCCTTTATTATATCTAAGAgaatgacaaaaggaaaaatccCAATTTATGGATTATAAAGTCTtctatattatttaaaatgtcaagttcaaagaaactaataaaatcttCACTTTTATCagatgtatatattttctttttctttttgacatcATAACAAAGCTAAGtgtaaaaaataagattaaaaacataacagaaatttgcaaatttttatttgaacaaaGCTTAAAACATAAATTTGCATAGTTCAATACAAAATTATACCTGATTTTCCTTAGTgaagttataaaaatatgtaaatgtaaaaaacattttgttcaatcttaaaaaaaaatccaaatactGCATGTCTGAATTTATGCCATTCTTTAATATAGGCCAGACACAGATGGGCCACAAATAGTCTTTCTAAGCATTTAGGAAGATATCTAAATCTCTATacctcatgtttcttttgagctattgaaATTCTGGTTTGTTCGTAGAGCACAGAGCCTAccaaagttcttgagagaccttgagagtgttcttgtattgcttcttctgactacCATATATGAGCACTGCCTTGAAtgtgttctccataaaatagtcttctaGGGAGGCAACGTTCAAACAATGTGGCCAGTCTACTGTGGTTGCCCTCTCTGTGGTTCAACTTGAGAAAGGACTCCAGCATCTCGTACCTAATCTTGtcagtgatcttcagaatcttcctaagacaattcaaatggaagtagTTCGATCTTCTGACAGGGTGCTAATAGGCTGCACAGGTTTCACAAGTATTCAACAATGTAGTCAGTTTCtggagaccttcagtttggtaggcagaATACCTCTTATCTCCCTCTCATTCTTTGGGAGGCTCGAAAATGCTGAGCCACTTCTGAGATGTGCCAATCTCATCATGTATGTGAACATCCCTGGAAACCATACTGATGAAGAGGAAATGCTAGGCAAATCATATTTCTCTTGATATTATTTGATCCCAGTCTGTTTTATCTCCTTTTAAGATCTATCTCTTCCAGGCTGCAAAATCATACATCTCTGACTAGTAGCCAGAACTGAATACCATCCTCTACACAATCCTGGAAGTCAGTGTGAGAAGTGATTAGATTTCCTAGGgtggatgaagaaaaaaaactaaaatggacTGATGTAGAATCAGAAGGCATTTAGTGAGGAATGTAAGTTTACAGGGTGTAAATCAAGCTAATTTATCTTACTGTGAACAAAAGGAATCCCTCTGTATGGGGAAGTAGATAAACTTGTTTCAGGAAATCATagagatcatagaattagaatgtTGGATGAATTAGTGAATAAACTAGCACAAGTGTAAGTGTTAGATTCACATATCTATGTTATACCTCTCAAGGATCTGGCTACGAAATTGTGAGGAAGGGGAGGCCTCACATGGGGAGAGAATTAGGTACTTTAGataggccttttttttttcagttttttttgcaaggcaatggggttaagtggcttgcccaaggccacacagctaggtaattattaagtgtctgaggcctgatttggactcaggtactcctgactccagggtcagtgctctatccactgtaccacctagccaccgcttTGGATAGGCCTTTGACCTCTATAATACCAAGTCAATTGGGGACATGGGATAAAAGGCAATGATTTCGTACCCCAGGTGTGCCCATTTCTGCTTGGAACATCCATTCTTAAGAATGGTTTAATAAAGGATCCTCTTTGCTTCACTAATGGTGGTTGTGAATTCTTAGAATAGTGCTTATTTATTACAGTCGGCACTCACTGGATATTGCCTTAGTTAATTTCCAGATGCACCTCAATTCCCTCCCACTAGACAAGGAcatttctaccctcccttccagAGAAAGCAATTCTGGAAGATGagaagcaccccccccccccaatcccaacCTGGTTTCAAACTGTTTTGAGGGgatatgaaaaagagaaaatgctaggCAGATATAGGTTAATATATACCTTTCTATGTTGACTTTCTACCTAGAAAAGTCCATCTTATAGTCCTAAAGAAATGTTATATTTTGATACCATCTCTggaaaaacttttattttgtgCCTCTCCTGACCTGATAGAGACTATCTCACATACTTTTATCTGGTCAGAACACAATATATTATGTACCCTGTATCCTCTACTGTCCTTGACTATTTCCAACATGATTCCCTAAACCACACTTGCAAAAAAGGAATAGATCTAACTCTTCTCTAGTCCTTCCTAAACCTTCCTCCATTATTCCTCCCAATTCACCTACCCTTGATTGGATTTCCCTTTAAAAGTTTCTAcctaagggcaactaggtggtagtggatagagagcactggccctggagtcaggtggacctgagttcaaattcgacacaataattacctagctgtgtgaccttgggcaaattacttaaccccactgccttgcttaAACTTAAAAACTCTCCCTCTACTTTGTCTTgttttgtagccttttcaaattaattCCCCAATGGATAGCATAACTCCATCCCTTCTCAATCTCCCAATGCTAGTGATATAAGCCCCCACCCCACTATCCCTACTTCCAAAGAAACTTCACTTCTAAATCCAACTTGTCACCTTCACCATTCTTGCAAACCTCAACCCAACACTCCCAACTTTCTACTCCAGATCTTTTCAATCCTTCAATTGCTCAGTTCTTCAGTTTGTTACTTCTAACCTCTACTTCTACACCATCAACAACTTATAGAACATTTGGATGTCTACAAGTCATCTAAAACTTCGACATGTCCAAATCAGAACCCATTATTTCACCCATTCCCCTTCAAAACCTAcctttcttctgaacttccccATTACTTTCAAGGGTGCCACCATTCTTTTGCTCAATTGGTAGCATCCTCAATTCTTTTCATATTATCTAATCAgttgtctctttctctccattaACTCCTAAACATGCCTCCTCAACACTCATACAGCCATCACTCTAGTATAGGTTTTATCAAGTTTTGGCTGGATTATTACAATAGACTTCTAACTGGGGTACTTTGTACTCCAATCTTAGTTATGTTACTCTCCCCACCCTCATTTAAAacattccagtgactccctattatctttttttggttcatttttgcaaggtaatggagttaagagactggcccaagttcatacagctaggtaattaattattaagagtctgaagccacatttaaactcaggtcctcctgactccagggccggtgctctatccattgagtcacctagctgcctcaactgCCTATTATCTTTAGAGTCCAATTTAAACTCCTTGCTGGACATTTTAAAACTCATCACAACCTGGTCTTTCCCATCTTTTTAGTATTCTTATATGTTACTTCCCTCCAAGGACTCTAAGGTTGAGTCATACTGGTCAACTAGAACCTCCTCTCC from Macrotis lagotis isolate mMagLag1 chromosome 6, bilby.v1.9.chrom.fasta, whole genome shotgun sequence encodes:
- the CHMP2B gene encoding charged multivesicular body protein 2b; its protein translation is MASLFKKKTVDDIIKEQNRELRGTQRAIMRDRAALEKQEKQLELEIKKMAKIGNKEACRVLAKQLVQLRKQKTRTFAVSSKVTSMSTQTKVMNSQMKMAGAMSTTAKTMQAVNKKMDPQKTLQTMQNFQKENMKMEMTEEMINDTLDDIFDGSDDEEESQDIVNQVLDEIGIEISGKMAKAPSAARGLPSASTSKASTISDEEIERQLKALGVD